From Saccharomycodes ludwigii strain NBRC 1722 chromosome IV, whole genome shotgun sequence, one genomic window encodes:
- the ELG1 gene encoding Elg1p (similar to Saccharomyces cerevisiae YOR144C | ELG1 | Enhanced Level of Genomic instability), which translates to MVVSKKKVRNIDDLFEPRVKRTKPDNFIEQNTPSDEIYVSSTSTPLFIEVNSTVDAANTVVNTTDLNPNTQDTLDLELSSPLMIEENDLMPKEKTEQKSSQTKTIKNDKTGPITDQEVLKSNSHTNNDHNNKISIKDILSCQKKRKTASITNEKDIIEILDDTSQFQDTNVSKFNSENVGSHKKKLITSLLNGNNSTTLTASEKQQKKIKIQNAKKKLTSILSGNSAIEFKRYSTVSKDERMKLPLFPKLQHVGYTSQIFDYNGMNNDYLTFLDKKKSVKECLQKDENFVHNTLPDQYLGNKGSTSSTNHEKYPINIKPECFENITSLWCNYFKPENVSDLLIPRKFADHFLDYLEKSFDKLKTTNTRNKLKNNYNNNKTNTTTEFDDFIVPDEFLYEEIKESGCEGSIIDYVPIIIVYGENVGKNALISTCLKDCDIFEINSGINRGKKDITSTVVEASTSYFLNQEQITSNTNTNFGNDLNTFTTNTGKRRGVILFDDVDVLIKENDKFFWNCVEKVLEVSRKPVILTCRDINYIPMNLRYCCELEMGLFEIPKPDDEQLIKYCQSSLNKNNISLPIEVITYLNKKYHSDIRKIFMELQFICMGKQFTIQEQPENLRERNDEGLISLQDYSEFHNNLSLTDVLSKNVENKSNLRKATELIQLSNGQDHCKINPDTLICYMKRYTDYNNMNALEEYELNIGKYIYKELTRLNYIEDWRVPDNFVRMFDKSMLYLSKKVTDRQKLSEQYGRIQRTRYSKRKKYELLRYFGRHSENSDSDRLSENSMDQVKTGILIAHPEIRELKTFILPAILEFATVDENSKNKNMHLFTHLKTKFPEWSKNEIFEYLLENKLLEPVWFNHDPKDLLNVYINSKK; encoded by the coding sequence ATGGTTgtctcaaaaaaaaaggtgaGAAATATAGATGATTTGTTTGAACCGAGAGTTAAAAGGACCAAGCctgataattttattgagCAAAATACACCATCCGATGAAATCTATGTTTCTAGCACTAGTACCCCATTGTTTATCGAAGTAAATAGTACAGTTGATGCAGCTAATACTGTTGTAAACACTACTGATCTTAACCCTAATACGCAGGACACATTGGACCTCGAATTGTCTTCTCCATTGATGATAGAGGAGAATGACTTAATgccaaaagaaaaaacagaaCAAAAATCCAGCCAAAcgaaaacaataaaaaatgacaaGACTGGTCCTATAACAGATCAGGAAGTCCTTAAAAGTAATTCCCATACTAATAATGatcacaataataaaatttctaTCAAGGATATATTATCTTgtcagaaaaaaagaaaaactgcATCCATTACgaatgaaaaagatataatcGAAATTTTAGACGATACTAGTCAATTTCAGGATACAAATGTTTCCAAGTTCAACAGTGAAAACGTCGGATCtcataagaaaaaattaattacttCACTTCtaaatggtaataatagcaCAACACTAACCGCATctgaaaaacaacaaaaaaaaataaaaattcaaaatgcaaaaaaaaaattaacgaGTATATTATCGGGGAATAGTGCCATAGAGTTCAAGAGATATAGTACTGTTTCAAAAGATGAACGAATGAAATTACCGTTATTCCCCAAATTACAACATGTTGGATACACTTCCCAAATCTTCGATTATAATGGGATGAATAATGAttatttaacatttttagacaaaaaaaaaagtgtaaAAGAATGTTTGcaaaaagatgaaaatttTGTTCACAATACATTGCCAGACCAGTATCTGGGAAACAAAGGGTCAACGTCAAGTACAAATCATGAAAAATATCCCATTAATATAAAACCTGaatgttttgaaaacatAACTTCGTTATGgtgtaattattttaaaccGGAAAATGTTAGCGATTTATTGATCCCTAGAAAATTCGCTGATCACTTTTTGGATTATTTGGAGAAAAGttttgataaattgaaaactaCAAATACTAGAAATAAActgaaaaacaattataacaacaacaagacTAACACAACAACCGAATTTGACGACTTTATAGTTCCCGATGAGTTTTTATATGAGGAAATTAAGGAAAGTGGATGTGAGGGGAGTATAATTGATTATGTTCCGATAATCATAGTTTACGGTGAAAATGTAGGGAAAAACGCATTAATTAGCACATGTTTAAAGGACtgtgatatttttgaaataaacaGTGGTATCAATCGAggtaaaaaagatattacgTCTACAGTTGTAGAGGCATCAACTTCATATTTTCTTAATCAGGAACAGATTACCTCCAACACTAATACTAACTTTGGCAACGACCTCAATACTTTCACAACCAATACAGGAAAGCGTAGAGGAGTTATACTTTTCGATGATGTAGATGTACTAATAAAAGAGaatgataaatttttttggaattgtgtagaaaaagttttagaAGTTAGCAGGAAACCGGTAATTTTAACATGTAGagatataaattatatccCAATGAACCTCCGGTACTGTTGTGAATTGGAAATGGGATTATTTGAAATACCTAAACCAGATGATGaacaattaattaaatattgcCAATCTTctttgaataaaaacaacatatCACTTCCAATAGAGGTTATAACAtatttgaacaaaaaatatcattctGATAtcagaaaaatttttatggAATTACAATTCATATGCATGGGGAAGCAGTTTACAATACAGGAACAGCCCGAAAATTTAAGAGAGAGAAATGATGAAGGGTTAATCAGTTTACAAGACTATTCTGAGTTCCACAATAATCTCTCTTTAACTGATGTTTTGTCAAAAaatgttgaaaataaatcgaATTTGAGAAAAGCGACAGAGCTTATACAATTATCTAATGGGCAAGATCATTGTAAAATAAACCCAGACACTTTGATATGTTACATGAAAAGATACACagattataataatatgaacGCTTTGGAAGAGTATGAACTaaatattggaaaatatatttataaagaaTTGACTAGGCTCAATTATATTGAAGATTGGCGTGTTCCTGATAATTTTGTTCGCATGTTTGATAAATCAATGTTGTATTTAAGCAAAAAAGTAACTGATAGGCAAAAATTGTCGGAGCAGTACGGAAGGATTCAGAGAACTAGGTATtctaaaaggaaaaaatatgaacTTTTAAGGTATTTTGGAAGGCACAGCGAAAACTCGGACAGTGACAGGCTTTCTGAAAATTCAATGGATCAAGTTAAAACTGGAATTCTAATTGCTCATCCAGAAATTAGAGAATTGAAAACCTTTATTCTTCCTGCTATTTTAGAATTTGCCACAGTAGATGAAAactcaaaaaataaaaatatgcaTCTATTTACCCATTTGAAAACTAAATTCCCCGAATGGagtaaaaatgaaatttttGAGTACTTGTTGGAAAATAAGCTCCTAGAACCAGTGTGGTTCAATCATGACCCCAAAGATCTACTAAAcgtttatataaatagtaaaaaataa
- the SPT3 gene encoding transcriptional regulator SPT3 (similar to Saccharomyces cerevisiae YDR392W | SPT3 | SuPpressor of Ty's), producing MKLNHTTVNNNNNNNNNNNNNTSAKSNACSTVIVTPTYANNNSTTTLKTIAATKITQMTSNNNPISTTVTSSSGPNDSKYKYRVEIQQMMFVSGETNDPPISTTSLIEDIVRGQVIEILMRANQTAHCRGSKNILPEDVIFLMRHDKAKVNRLRTYLSWKDLRKNAKDQDNNVSLGGTSGGPGGSSNDTHNPNNGAGDDVLLEDGKDKNAPTKLKKSTIKLPWELQFMFNEQPLNNNNDADDEDEDEREAHLETMKRLKIADDRTKNMTKEEYVHWSDCRQASFTFRKAKRFRDWSGLNHLTEGKPHDDVIDILGFLTFEIVCSLTETALKVKAKEERMNKQKERNNHNNTNNKKRKKHESNSSKIIKDEKQAADQDDSDVDDGYYDYDNEEGERDSNAYNKKRRKRLFDGPDNAVNPIKPKHIEESWRILQIVDLKHRALTNFKGGRLKTRPIIM from the coding sequence ATGAAACTTAACCATACAAcagtaaataataataataataataataataataataataataacacaaGTGCTAAAAGTAACGCATGCTCTACGGTCATTGTAACTCCTACAtatgctaataataatagtaccactactttaaaaacaattgcAGCTACTAAAATAACACAAATGaccagtaataataacccGATTTCTACAACTGTTACCAGTTCTAGTGGCCCAAACGactcaaaatataaatacagAGTTGAAATTCAACAAATGATGTTTGTTAGTGGAGAAACTAATGATCCTCCAATTTCAACAACATCATTGATTGAAGATATAGTTAGGGGTCAAGTTATAGAAATTCTAATGAGGGCTAATCAGACAGCCCATTGTAGAGGCTCCAAGAATATCCTACCTGAGGATGTGATTTTCTTGATGAGACATGATAAAGCTAAGGTTAATAGATTAAGGACGTATTTAAGTTGGAAAGATTTACGGAAGAATGCCAAGGACCAAGATAACAATGTATCCCTTGGTGGTACCAGTGGTGGACCTGGGGGCAGTAGTAACGATACGCATAACCCGAATAATGGTGCTGGCGATGATGTTTTGTTAGAAGATggtaaagataaaaatgcACCCaccaaattgaaaaaatcaacaatTAAATTACCTTGGGAACTGCAATTTATGTTTAACGAACAGCctttgaataataacaatgatgcTGATGATGAAGACGAAGATGAAAGAGAAGCACATTTAGAAACCATGAAAAGGTTGAAAATTGCAGATGATAGAACTAAAAATATGACCAAGGAAGAATATGTTCATTGGAGTGATTGTAGGCAAGCAAGTTTTACCTTTAGAAAGGCTAAAAGGTTTAGAGATTGGAGTGGTTTGAACCATTTAACCGAAGGTAAACCGCATGATGAtgttattgatattttagGATTTCTAACCTTCGAGATTGTTTGTTCATTGACTGAGACTGCTTTGAAAGTTAAGgctaaagaagaaagaatgaataaacaaaaggagagaaataatcataataatactaacaataaaaagaggaagaaaCACGAAAGCAACTCAAGTAAGATTATCAAAGATGAAAAACAAGCAGCAGATCAGGATGACAGTGACGTTGATGATGGATACTATGATTACGATAATGAGGAAGGAGAAAGAGATAGCAATGCTTataataagaaaagaagaaaaagactATTTGATGGTCCGGATAACGCAGTTAACCCTATAAAACCCAAGCACATAGAAGAGTCCTGGAGGATATTACAAATTGTTGATTTGAAGCACAGAGCTTTAACTAATTTTAAAGGAGGTAGGTTAAAAACACGTCCAATAATTATGTAG
- the THI80 gene encoding thiamine diphosphokinase (similar to Saccharomyces cerevisiae YOR143C | THI80 | THIamine metabolism) yields the protein MSYTNKSEETKNLTIENDKDVVHIDDIPQNYPTAEIINLSNIFNPPETSAIIILNQEFDITFKLFTKIWENYKLKICADGGANRLFEFLTKEQNITTSIDTVLVEKYLPNFIIGDLDSLKPEIADFYSRHKVKIIQQKTQYSSDLTKSLHLCYTYFLSLSSKDDPLDQIFQGDRSNNYGVELEKGIHTLFKKHMNQNNIFSRCQIVCINGIGGRFDQTIQSIHHLYDNYHCKNGELLFITKADIIFSIAGHDDGGCFLQYDSTFFQNCGSCGILPIGKPTTINLTKGLKWDVVNWDTDIGTGGSVSTSNYFVNDCGIYINCKDDLIMSIEYNWS from the coding sequence ATGTCATATACCAATAAAAGTGAGGAAACCAAAAATTTAACCATTGAAAATGACAAAGATGTGGTTCATATAGATGATATACCTCAAAATTACCCTACCGcagaaataattaatttatcaaatatttttaaccCACCTGAGACATCGGCGATAATCATCTTAAATCAAGAATTTGACATAACTTTTAAGCTGTTTACGAAAATATGggaaaattataaattaaaaatttgcgCAGATGGTGGTGCCAATAGGTtgtttgaatttttaacaaaagaacaaaatatCACGACTTCCATAGATACTGTCTTGGTTGAAAAGTATTTAcctaattttataataggAGATCTGGATTCTTTGAAACCTGAAATTGCTGATTTTTACAGTAGGCATAAAGTGAAAATAATCCAGCAGAAAACTCAATATTCATCAGATTTAACTAAAAGTTTGCATCTATGTTATACGTACTTCCTTTCATTATCTTCTAAAGATGATCCATTGGACCAGATATTTCAAGGCGACAGGTCAAACAACTATGGTGttgaattagaaaaagGTATACACACGTTGTTTAAAAAGCATATGAaccaaaacaatatttttagtagATGTCAAATTGTATGCATTAATGGTATTGGTGGACGATTTGATCAAACTATACAATCAATACACCATTTATACGATAATTATCATTGTAAAAATGGAGAGTTGTTATTTATCACTAAGGCTGATATAATATTTAGTATAGCTGGTCATGATGATGGTGGTTGCTTTTTACAATATGATTCGaccttttttcaaaattgtGGATCCTGTGGCATTTTGCCAATTGGTAAACCAACAACAATCAACTTGACAAAGGGATTGAAATGGGATGTTGTCAACTGGGATACAGATATTGGTACTGGTGGTTCTGTGAGTACTAGTAATTATTTTGTCAACGATTGtggtatttatataaattgtAAAGATGACTTAATTATGAGTATTGAGTACAATTGGTCCTAG
- a CDS encoding MFS transporter (similar to Saccharomyces cerevisiae YML116W | ATR1 | AminoTriazole Resistance (paralog of YMR279C | putative boron transporter involved in boron efflux and resistance)): protein MENRDNNNVASIVDSVSSRSTYSTSNSTEEYNDVNITKEDQPAQDSNFEYAASTITNPREHYFQGSALKEYLFIMTAMLTQVLNQSGTTQTLTLFNVLSKSFNSSTQQSSWLMASFPLVSGSFILISGQLGDIYGLKKVLMFGYVMICIWALIAGLSMYAHNSEFFIVCRAFQGFGIAFILPNVMGIVGNIYLPGTQKKNMVISLIGACAPIGATCGTFWSGLIAHYSSNWAWTFYAYSILSFLCLIAVIFCVPSNIPKNTRNIKMDWIGSFIGVVGLILFNFVWNQAPIVGWNQAYCIALLIIGFVFIILFFIYELKFAQYPLIPKAIFHNHRLLLILTAVFLGWGSFSNWMFYYVNILLNLRHYSTLWTGGTYFVFFIFGFSAALIVGFTIKRINPSILLFFSMCAFTTGSAMLSVVPVHQNFFRMTFGMMIILSFGMDFSFPSSSIVLSDELPRANQGMAGSLVNTMINYGMSLFLGFGTTVEAEVRKKHPDDVLLGYRAALYFSTGLAGLGICVAAVYMIEHLLFARLKTNTDKDNGENNNFGMLEADKNEISN, encoded by the coding sequence ATGGAAAATCgtgacaataataacgtTGCTTCCATTGTTGATAGTGTTAGCAGCAGAAGTACATATAGTACAAGTAATAGCACTGAAGAATATAATGATGTCAATATCACCAAGGAGGATCAGCCGGCTCAAGACAGTAACTTTGAATATGCGGCTTCAACAATTACAAATCCCAGGGAACATTATTTCCAAGGGAGCGCACTAAAAGAATATCTATTTATCATGACAGCAATGTTAACACAGGTTTTGAATCAAAGTGGTACTACTCAGACattaactttatttaatGTCTTGAGTAAAAGTTTTAACAGTAGTACTCAACAATCAAGTTGGCTTATGGCTTCGTTTCCATTGGTGTCAGGGTCCTTTATTTTGATCAGTGGCCAATTAGGTGATATATATGGCCTAAAAAAAGTCCTAATGTTTGGATACGTCATGATTTGTATATGGGCCCTTATCGCCGGCCTTTCGATGTATGCTCATAATTCAGAGTTTTTCATTGTTTGTAGAGCTTTTCAAGGTTTTGGCATTGCATTTATTTTACCTAACGTTATGGGAATAGTTGgcaatatatatttaccaGGTActcaaaagaaaaacatgGTTATTAGTTTAATTGGAGCATGTGCTCCTATAGGTGCTACTTGTGGTACGTTTTGGTCAGGCTTGATAGCCCATTATAGTTCCAATTGGGCCTGGACATTTTATGCATATTCTATATTAAGCTTTCTATGTTTAATTGCCGTTATATTTTGTGTTCCATCAAATATACCTAAAAACACTAGAAATATTAAGATGGACTGGATAGGTAGTTTTATTGGTGTTGTTggattaattttattcaattttgtTTGGAATCAAGCTCCAATAGTTGGTTGGAATCAAGCATATTGTATTGCTTTACTTATTATAGGATTTGTATtcataatattgttttttatttatgaattaaaatttgCCCAATACCCCTTGATACCTAAAGCTATATTTCATAATCACAGGCTTCTGTTAATTTTGACGGCTGTATTTTTGGGTTGGGGTTCATTTAGTAATTGGATGTTCTACTatgttaatattttgttaaatttaAGACACTATTCTACTTTATGGACGGGTGGTACATACtttgtatttttcatatttgGTTTTAGTGCTGCTTTAATTGTTGGATTTACCATCAAAAGAATAAATCcttcaatattattatttttttccatgTGTGCTTTTACTACCGGTTCAGCAATGTTGTCGGTTGTTCCAGTTCATCAAAACTTTTTCAGAATGACTTTTGGaatgatgataattttaAGTTTTGGTATggatttttcttttccatcCTCTTCCATTGTATTAAGTGATGAATTACCAAGAGCAAATCAAGGGATGGCCGGCTCCTTAGTTAATACAATGATCAATTATGGGATGTCATTGTTTCTTGGCTTTGGTACTACGGTTGAAGCAGAAGttagaaaaaaacaccCAGATGATGTATTACTTGGCTATAGAGCTGCTTTATATTTTAGCACTGGACTAGCTGGATTGGGTATTTGTGTTGCTGCGGTTTATATGATTGAACATTTATTGTTTGCAAGACTGAAAACAAATACAGATAAAGACAATGGcgaaaacaacaattttgGCATGTTGGAAGCAGACAAGAATGAAATATCAAATTAA
- the MDM32 gene encoding Mdm32p (similar to Saccharomyces cerevisiae YOR147W | MDM32 | Mitochondrial Distribution and Morphology) has product MKKVLPSITRYSTSRYFLSNTTKVSRIPITKIPIFSPIFYQLHNTHNFSTFQRLNYATYKNHNEDLNEHYTMKPPFKPTKEQLLKNSKGFLERFRIRSKWLLIKDYRPFNVDEISTLFSWFFIFQILWIILGTTTFVSLILFSVDKILGTNKDFVSMILNKSKWGADKNIQFVVMGDVSPNWRKGFLAFKCLRIKTKNANSSEPIFFDLTIKKLELTLSLRKWLNGQGLINEINLRGIEGNINLWEDPMANNWIKNHNYQINKIVCQDCHFIYNEDLNINIFNMTLPKLRFKYCMVDFFNATVVSGSINDSLFTIHKRQHSLAYTKDLSHDLASSWERISRLRIDQTSIRDLGLPRSKSFNWIDDGKLEITADIMIPKIESVDTDNNDHTPNNNMEDHDSKVNKYIVMDFKFKFKDLSAKLPSENPHLSNDATILKLDELKPLITYVNSKKTWYHSMRQKYGDPFLSSLRSSTYISNESPANNSSRNSGNALGDMGWTFTDDQIQHKSSYPEITVFSWPEDEDGNNSEGGKEIIKYHNIDRDTNNNEIILTCRVVENVQDLRNKLLFKETKIYDMVTMELYYDLMKVVEDWEYKKNHDWTKLWTATFMSQLLILGLGSIA; this is encoded by the coding sequence ATGAAAAAGGTTTTACCATCAATAACAAGATATAGTACCTCAAGGTactttttatcaaataCAACAAAAGTGTCTAGAATACCTATAACTAAAATACCAATATTTTCCCctatattttatcaattgCATAATACGCATAATTTTTCCACTTTTCAAAGATTAAATTATGCTACGTACAAAAATCACAATGAAGATTTAAATGAGCATTATACCATGAAACCACCTTTTAAACCAACGAAAGAGcagttattaaaaaattcaaagGGTTTTTTGGAAAGGTTTAGAATTAGATCAAAATGGTTGTTAATTAAAGATTATAGGCCCTTTAATGTAGACGAAATAAGTACATTATTTTCCtggttttttatttttcaaatattatgGATTATTTTGGGGACAACAACTTTTGTTTCCTTGATATTGTTTTCCGTAGATAAAATTTTAGGTACAAACAAGGATTTTGTATCAAtgattttgaataaaagtAAATGGGGCgcagataaaaatatacaatttGTGGTTATGGGTGATGTTTCACCAAATTGGAGAAAGGGATTTCTAGCATTTAAGTGCTTGAGAATAAAGACTAAAAATGCAAATAGCAGTGaaccaatattttttgatttaacaattaaaaaattagaattaaCTTTATCCTTAAGAAAATGGCTGAATGGCCAGGGCCtaataaatgaaataaatttgAGGGGTATTGAGGGGAATATTAATCTATGGGAAGATCCAATGGCCAATAATTGGATTAAGAATCATAATTaccaaataaacaaaatcgTCTGTCAAGATTGtcattttatttacaaCGAGGATTTAAACATAAACATTTTCAACATGACTTTGCCCAAGCTaagatttaaatattgtatggttgattttttcaatgcTACTGTGGTTTCCGGGTCAATAAATGACTCTTTGTTTACAATTCATAAGAGACAACACAGTTTGGCGTATACAAAGGATTTATCGCATGATCTAGCATCTTCCTGGGAAAGAATAAGTAGGTTAAGGATAGACCAAACATCTATTAGGGATTTAGGTCTACCTCGGTCAAAAAGTTTCAATTGGATTGATGATGGTAAACTGGAAATAACCGCTGATATAATGATACCTAAAATAGAATCGGTTGATACTGACAATAACGATCATACCCCTAACAATAACATGGAAGATCATGATTCAAAAGTCAACAAGTATATAGTTATGgatttcaaatttaaatttaaggATTTGTCAGCAAAGTTGCCGTCTGAAAACCCACATTTGTCTAATGATGCCAccattttaaaacttgatGAATTAAAACCCTTAATCACATATGTAAACTCCAAAAAAACATGGTATCACTCTATGAGGCAAAAATATGGTGATCCATTTTTGTCATCACTGCGCTCATCTACTTATATAAGTAATGAATCACCGGCAAACAATAGTAGTCGTAATAGCGGTAATGCCTTGGGAGATATGGGATGGACGTTTACTGATGATCAAATACAACACAAAAGTTCATATCCGGAAATAACAGTATTTTCATGGCCAGAAGACGAAGATGGGAATAATTCCGAAGGTGGTAAAGAAATTATCAAGTATCATAATATAGATAGagatactaataataatgaaataatATTGACGTGTAGAGTGGTAGAGAACGTTCAGGACTTGAGAAATAAActattatttaaagaaacCAAAATTTATGACATGGTAACGATGGAATTATATTATGATTTAATGAAAGTTGTAGAAGACTgggaatataaaaaaaatcatgaTTGGACTAAGTTATGGACAGCCACTTTTATGTCtcaattattaattttaggATTGGGGTCCATCGCATAA
- the SPP2 gene encoding spliceosome ATPase-activating subunit SPP2 (similar to Saccharomyces cerevisiae YOR148C | SPP2 | Suppressor of PrP) encodes MERISINLKTAKKNNPKRNKNIIQRNNTLNSIDNKEEGNSFPCVKNEKISFDIDNESLKNDSDAFLNKRKRKRQKLISKISINEISKSKFSDDEQSSNKKEKITIKAPTEILNNEQKITSLQEYEKVPIKQFGIGILRGMGYDGNEVEDGGNVKQSKNMVTNSNNGSISTSDTIAKGQEYTGIGAKATDSTINKLHNHINNKDKGDERFFPLIKIPKL; translated from the coding sequence ATGGAACGTATTTCAatcaatttaaaaactgccaagaaaaataatccTAAAcgcaataaaaatattattcaaaGAAACAATACCCTCAATAGCATCGATAATAAGGAGGAAGGCAATTCGTTTCCATgtgttaaaaatgaaaaaatatcatttgaTATTGATAATGAAAGTCTCAAAAATGATAGTGAtgcttttttaaataaacgtaaaaggaaaagacaaaaattGATAAGCAAAATATCTATTAATGAAATTTCTAAATCTAAGTTCAGTGATGATGAGCAATcctctaataaaaaagaaaaaataaccatTAAAGCACCCAcagaaattttaaataacgAACAGAAAATTACTTCATTACAAGAATACGAGAAAGTTCCAATTAAACAGTTTGGTATAGGAATACTACGAGGAATGGGTTATGATGGGAATGAGGTGGAAGATGGTGGTAACGTAAAGCAATCCAAAAACATGGTTACAAACAGCAATAATGGTAGCATTTCTACTAGTGATACCATAGCAAAAGGACAAGAATATACAGGGATAGGTGCTAAAGCAACTGACTCTACTATTAATAAACTACATAATCATATCAACAATAAAGACAAAGGTGACGAAcgattttttcctttaataaAGATACCAAAACTTTGA